The nucleotide sequence GTACATTGGATGGAATTTGAGTTTCTCTGACATAGGATTCGtactttttgaagaaatgttttggtttctcGTCATCATCTGCTGCGTCTGCGTCGCTGAATCTCATTAAACCTTCCTTCTGCAACTTTTCGTGaagttttctttggttctCTTTACGAATTTGttccttctcttcatcatcagcCCTGTTTTCTCCACGAAGTTTGGATCTTAGGATTTTTGAATTACCATCTGGTTTTGGTAAAGCTGGAGGCTTacttctttccttcttgacTGATGTATCTTTATCATCCTCTTCATTATTGAAATAGAATGAGATTTGAGAGCTGGCCTTGGTGTATTTTGTTAGAATAGAAGCTTCTCCGTTTTCAGACAAAAGGACAGTGTCTGCTAATTGAACAGCGTATACTTGGCCGCTTTTAGAGTCCTTTAGATTACCAAAGCCAAGAGAGATGTTGTAACAGCAATTCTCCGAAATTTTGTGAGTTGAAGGTTTAGCATTGAGCATTCCTGCTGCGTCTCTAAACTCAAGACCCATCAAAGAACCTACATTTTTGGTGAAGTGTGGTAATAGATCAggtttcttttccttgatgAACTCTAAAGTCTTTTCGTAAATGGTGTTTGGATTAGCACCTACCTTCAATAGATCATTGATGATCTTTTCTTGCAAGATCAACAAAAAGTCGTAATTGTCGGTCATTTCCTCAGTAGGATCTATTAAGAAAGTTCTTGTGATGTTAGAACAGTAGTTCTTGTATCTAATACCACATGAAGCCAAGATTGACCCATTACCAAAAAGTTGGTCATTGTTCGAACGGGCTGATACCTTGAGGTCGAACTTAGTACCGGACTGCACAATTGGGGAATAAGCCCAATCTAAGAAGTTGATGTCGAATTTTTCGTTTGGAGGAGAGAGAGAGTTCAATTCTCCcgaaatcttcttcaaaaacttaGTGTCATCGATTTTGTTCTCAATCTTGTCAGACATCTTTGCATTTGTTATCTTAAGTTCTTCGTCCACCGCGTTGACAATCTCGTTCGACATTAAATCCATAAACTTGTCTGAACCTTTGCTCGACATCGATAAATAGGCCTGTTCCTTCGAGTCCTTATCCTTCCATGTGTTAGACAAGCCTACAGCACAGTCAACCTCTTCCAAGGAGTGGGTCTTCTTGGCTTCTTCCCATATTGGCTCCCATTCCAAAATAAATTTGCCTTGGTAAGAATCCTTCAATGGAACGCCAACTTTCTTACCGGAATCAGTGATTAGCTTAATAAGATCTTCAAACAGCTTCTTGTTGTGGGCAGCATCCTTATTATTTCTCTGCCAGATTTCAAGTTTATAATCAGACGATTCGAACTTCTCAATACTTGGTAAAAGGTGTTTTGCCTTTGCACTACTAGTGATGATTACACCCTTGTCCTTGAAAAACGCTGCCAAGGTTGCTGGGAACTCGTATCCTAATAGCCAATTATGCAATATGGTAGTCTTCTGGTATGGATTTTCCTCATTAGTCGAACctaaaacaaacaatagACTATCAGGAGACCCATCAAACCCGGAGAATTGCTTGCCTAATTTGACAAACCTGTCATGAAAGGCCTGgaaatcaatttcaattccTCCTTCACTCATTCTTGCTCTAGATATTCGGAGATTTCCTTAGCGCACTATAGAGATATGCTATTAAAATTACCCAAATACCGCTCGCAGAAGCTTATTTACCAAAGAAGTGAACCTTTTATTAATCAAATATGTCAAAAGCTACTTGTAGATTTTATTAATTGTTGGTGTCGCGTTTTTCATccattttgaaaaattccaaatAAAGGGTAATAATTGATCATTTTGTACGATTTGATAGTATATGGTCCACTATgtcatctcatctcatttGTCTTACAACACGTCTAAAGGTTTGGAATGACAGATGATCAATGCCAATACCCTTTGGTTCGTTTTGGCCTTACTTTGATTTCTATATGATATGTAACTGAGCCAACGGTGGGTGACTACTTGATAAAATGAGTGGAGATAGTGGAAACGAAACAGAGAGAGCAGATGAGCAATCAGGTTCGAATGCTCATCAAAGTCGATGGGATAGTGATAAATTGACACAAGTACTCCAAAGCAAGTATCCGAACCTTGTAATGTACAATGGCAGCACCGATTTAGAACATATAACAAAGTTTTATGAAGGTTTCAGGGAATTGATAGGAAAGCCCATATCGTTTTCGGAAAACGTGAAGTCTGATTTTGTGTTTGCCTTCTTGCGGCTGGATCGCAGCAGGAGGGTGCTGTTGATGAGTCTTGACCTATTTGAGAACGCCTCGGACTATTTGCAAACTTTGAAATTTAATATAGATCAATGGGCTTTGAGGTTAGAGTTTCTGACACTACGAGTACTTGGTTGGGCATGGGACGAGCTTCGAGAAGCAAAggacaaggacaagaagTTAGAAGAGGAGTTCCTGGAGACGGAAACGCTGGAGGGGCTTAGCGTGAGATACAACATATGTGTTACGTTTATTATGGATGTGATAGATGAGGTGATAGCGGACAAAGAGAGGGCATTCGAATATTTGTTGTCGAATAGGGCCGGAGTGGACGTGTACTTGAAACGCCTGCAGTATGGATTTCAGATGCTAGCTGTGGTCCAAGATTTCTGTAACAAGTGTGATTCATACCCAGACCTCTATCAAGAATCGCTTCAGACCATAGCACTAGAAGCCCGTCGAGAGCAAGTTATGGAGAAGTGGGGCATTCTTGAAATTATTCACGAAGAATACGACAATTTGGCAGCCAGCATGCATAAAATGGCAGCTAATAACCTCATAAATATGATGCtagacaagaagaacaaactaCGAGACAGCACCCACCTGCAATTGCAGCACAGCTGAAATGGGagtttttttcttcgcGACGACGGGTTGTTGAAAGTAGACACTAGCAGCTAAAAACAAACTATCAATTGCATGTTACTGGTACGGGGGAAGAGCGGTGCTATTATTGCGTGCTAGCGTGCTAGCGTGCTAGTACTCTCACACAATGTCAGTCCCGCTACAATCTTGTACATTTGTAGATctacatatataatttGCACATCACGTGatgataatatataatcTGGGTAATACTTTAGGCCGTATTTCGTATATAACGATATTTTTCTGGAAGATTTcgattaaaaaaaaaaaaaaattgaggATTATTCTATATAAAGTGAGCGCGTTTCACAAAATGCAGGAATTATTACAAATAGGAGATATAAAGTATATAACGAAGTTAAACACAACAGCGTAACGACAAGCCGCCGCTTTAACGTTGTATATAAGTCCCATCTAGAAATGACATCAGTTCCTGAAAATATTGCTACCAATCTTAAGACTGTGATCTCAGAAAGACTAAAGGTCGTTCCAAACTTCAACGAAGATGTCAATCAAGTTGCTGAATATGTGACATTACTTATGTCAAATGGATCCAGTGCAACAGATATTTTGCAGGAGTTGTCTAGTTTGTTCGACAGTGTGAGTCCTCAGGAGCTTCAAGATGTGGTTAGTATCGCATTCAATGCGGCAGAACTTTTGAAAGGGGGCGATGACTTGAATGCAGTTTTTGCAAAATTGGGAAACCAAGGGTCTAATGGACCATCGGCCCCTGTTTCTGAGAGTACATCGGCACCTTCATCTTCGGGACCGGTTTCTGCAcctgcttctgcttctgctaATTCAGAGAGCGTTCCATCCAGTTCGCCTGTATCAGCTTTTACTGGTGTAGTAGATGTCTCGTCTTCCAAGTATAACACTGCGGGAAACCAAGCAAGGCATCCAGCCCAACGTACTAGGGACCCTCATGGGACTGTTTCTAGACGTGGTGGCTCAAGTAGCGCTAGAGGAGGTATCTCTAAGACAGCAGCTATCCCAAACAGAAGAACACCTAACTCCAGGTATGGTGCCAATCAGTTAGCCATGGCACTGGGCATCGATGAGGCCAACGCCTCGAATGAGGGGTCTACACATACGGTGATCAAGAGAGAGGGTCGTTGTCCAGACTTCCCACATTGTCCATTGGGCAGAAAGTGTACTCGTGGCCACCCAACTGCTACTTGTCCAAGCTATCCCAACTGTAAGAATCCACCAGGAACGTGCACGTATCTACATCCAAGCGAGGATGCAGAATTGATGAAGGAGATTGAACGTGTCAGAGAGGAGCGTAGAATTAAAAGAGAGGAgatggagaagaagcagcagcaaaggATCAGtggtattgttgtttgtaAGTTTGGTACTGTGTGCTCGAACCCCAAATGTCCATTCGGACATCCAACACCGGCAAACGAAGATGCAAAGGTAACGCAATTCAGCTGGTGTGAGAGCAACTTACAGTGTGCTGATCCTACATGTAACAAGGCACACAGTTCTTTGTCCAAGATTAGAAGTGTAGAACCACTTCACAAGCCTACCCCTAAGCCGGTCATTGCAAAGCCTTCGAATCCAAAATATGTCGCTGGATCGATGGTCCCACCAGAGGAGAAAACATTGGAACAGTGTAAATTTGGTCCTAAATGTACAAACAAGCGCTGTCCTAAGAGACACGCTAGATCGCCAATTATGTGCCGCGAGGGTGCTAACTGTACAAGGATAGATTGTTTGTTTGGACACCCAGTAAATGAACCATGTAGATATGGTGCTGAATGCAGGACGTACGGCTGTTTGTTCCAACATCCCCCAGAAAGAGTCTTGCCTGAGAAGCCTAGAAAAGGTGGCGATGCAGGCAACAACTTCAATACAACCCAGGGCAATGGAGTATGGTTTAATCCACAACTGATTGGTAGCGGAAACTCATCGAGCAATGAAAGACCATTTGCTCTTCCGGAATCCAGCGTGCAATCAGTCCATGCAAACCAAGAAGTGGACGGTGATTCCATGATGGCGAACTAACATGGAATATTATAAGATAtgtgttttctttgctttACCCGTTTT is from Kluyveromyces marxianus DMKU3-1042 DNA, complete genome, chromosome 2 and encodes:
- the NAB2 gene encoding mRNA-binding protein NAB2, producing the protein MTSVPENIATNLKTVISERLKVVPNFNEDVNQVAEYVTLLMSNGSSATDILQELSSLFDSVSPQELQDVVSIAFNAAELLKGGDDLNAVFAKLGNQGSNGPSAPVSESTSAPSSSGPVSAPASASANSESVPSSSPVSAFTGVVDVSSSKYNTAGNQARHPAQRTRDPHGTVSRRGGSSSARGGISKTAAIPNRRTPNSRYGANQLAMALGIDEANASNEGSTHTVIKREGRCPDFPHCPLGRKCTRGHPTATCPSYPNCKNPPGTCTYLHPSEDAELMKEIERVREERRIKREEMEKKQQQRISGIVVCKFGTVCSNPKCPFGHPTPANEDAKVTQFSWCESNLQCADPTCNKAHSSLSKIRSVEPLHKPTPKPVIAKPSNPKYVAGSMVPPEEKTLEQCKFGPKCTNKRCPKRHARSPIMCREGANCTRIDCLFGHPVNEPCRYGAECRTYGCLFQHPPERVLPEKPRKGGDAGNNFNTTQGNGVWFNPQLIGSGNSSSNERPFALPESSVQSVHANQEVDGDSMMAN
- the SPT16 gene encoding chromatin-remodeling protein SPT16, producing MSEGGIEIDFQAFHDRFVKLGKQFSGFDGSPDSLLFVLGSTNEENPYQKTTILHNWLLGYEFPATLAAFFKDKGVIITSSAKAKHLLPSIEKFESSDYKLEIWQRNNKDAAHNKKLFEDLIKLITDSGKKVGVPLKDSYQGKFILEWEPIWEEAKKTHSLEEVDCAVGLSNTWKDKDSKEQAYLSMSSKGSDKFMDLMSNEIVNAVDEELKITNAKMSDKIENKIDDTKFLKKISGELNSLSPPNEKFDINFLDWAYSPIVQSGTKFDLKVSARSNNDQLFGNGSILASCGIRYKNYCSNITRTFLIDPTEEMTDNYDFLLILQEKIINDLLKVGANPNTIYEKTLEFIKEKKPDLLPHFTKNVGSLMGLEFRDAAGMLNAKPSTHKISENCCYNISLGFGNLKDSKSGQVYAVQLADTVLLSENGEASILTKYTKASSQISFYFNNEEDDKDTSVKKERSKPPALPKPDGNSKILRSKLRGENRADDEEKEQIRKENQRKLHEKLQKEGLMRFSDADAADDDEKPKHFFKKYESYVRETQIPSNVRDLKIHVDWKNQTIILPIYGRPVPFHINSYKNGSKNEEGEYTYLRLNFHSPGAGGVGKKSEELPYEDNPDNQFVRSITLRSKDGARMSDVFKQITDLKKESTKREQERKALADVVVQAKLIENRSGRTKRLDQIFVRPSPDTKRVPGTVFIHENGIRYQSPLRTDSRIDILFSNIKNLFFQSSKGELIVIIHVHLKNPILMGKKKIQDIQFYREASDMSVDETGNSRRNNMKFRRYGDEDELEQEQEERRKRAALDKEFRYFAEAIAEASDGLLDVDSPFRDLGFQGVPARSAVFCMPTRDCLIQLVEPPFLVINLSEVEICILERVQFGLKNFDMVFVYKDFAKPVSHINTIPIEQLEFIKTWLTDVDIPYTVSTINLNWSTIMKSLQDDPHQFFLDGGWSFLATGSDDERSDESEEEISEYEASDEDPSDEEVYSEEDYSEDEQFSDEGSEDFADESEEEAGEDWDELEKKAARADRGSKFNE